From Pelmatolapia mariae isolate MD_Pm_ZW linkage group LG22, Pm_UMD_F_2, whole genome shotgun sequence, a single genomic window includes:
- the LOC134619912 gene encoding putative nuclease HARBI1, with amino-acid sequence MSCPFIREQPIAEGARVIRRVFRIQRTLRDRQDPLAQRDSVLIERYRFSREGIIYLTTLLDPYVKSSTRRSRALTTAQTVCIALRFFASGTFLYAVGDAENIGKSAVCRAIRKVYLALKQFLGVFVVFPSHVRPQVVKQGFFAIAGFPNVIGAIDCTHIAIKAPPGPNEGDFVNRKGVHSINVQMVCDSMCHITNVEAKWPGSVHDSRIFRESGLCTLFERGAYDGILLGDRGYACRQYFLTPFPDPNPGPQTRYNAALTRTRARIEMTFGQLKERFQCLKGLRVAPDRACDIIVACAVLHNIATIRKERTPVVEVQPVDDLQPVHLDQPSGRAARDRIVQHNFAY; translated from the exons atgtcctgtccgtttatacgcgagcaacccattgcggaaggtgcaagagtgataaggagagttttcagaataCAGCGGAcattgcgggatagacaggatcccttagctcagcgcgacagtgtgctcatagagaggtATCGCttttcccgtgagggtattatttacttAACCACCTTGTTGGATCCCTATGTTAAGAGTTCCACTCGCCGTAGTCGGGCGTTAACAACTGCACAAACTGTGTGCATTGCCTTGCGTTTCTTTGCGAGTGGCACGTTTCTGTACGCTGTTGGAGACGCAGAGAACATTGGCAAAAGTGCTGTCTGCCGTGCCATTCGCAAAGTATACCTGGCACTCAAGCAATTCCtgggtgtgtttgtggtttTCCCAAGCCACGTGAGACCACAGGTTGTCAAACAGGGCTTTTTCGCCATTGCAG GCTTCCCCAATGTGATTGGTGCCATAGACTGCACACACATTGCAATCAAGGCCCCCCCAGGCCCCAATGAAGGGGATTTTGTCAACCGAAAGGGGGTCCACAGTATAAATGTGCAG ATGGTGTGTGACTCCATGTGCCACATCACCAATGTGGAAGCTAAATGGCCCGGATCAGTGCATGACTCAAGAATCTTCAGAGAGTCAGGGTTATGCACATTATTTGAGCGTG GGGCCTACGATGGGATTCTTCTTGGGGACAGGGGTTATGCATGCAGGCAGTACTTCCTGACACCGTTCCCTGACCCCAACCCTGGGCCACAGACCCGCTACAATGCAGCTTTAACCAGGACAAGGGCACGCATTGAAATGACCTTTGGGCAATTAAAGGAGAGATTTCAGTGTCTGAAAGGTCTGAGGGTTGCACCTGACAGGGCATGTGACATTATTGTTGCATGTGCTGTACTGCACAACATTGCCACCATTAGAAAGGAGAGGACCCCTGTGGTGGAGGTGCAGCCTGTTGATGACCTCCAGCCAGTGCACCTGGACCAACCCAGTGGCAGAGCTGCACGGGACAGAATTGTGCAACACAATTTCGCATATTAA